Proteins co-encoded in one Haladaptatus sp. ZSTT2 genomic window:
- a CDS encoding DUF6114 domain-containing protein: MASEQTNTTMIPGIAPLRRRHNQFTAWRVKRPFLGGVLLLLAGLIIGYVPLQFAGELIFIGGTFTIIGLVFATFVFLTGVGALAMPEHATIFGVAGVVLSILSLMGALGGLLIGMLIGIIGGNLCVAWERKRKTGDDTSAGEASA, from the coding sequence ATGGCGTCTGAGCAGACCAACACCACCATGATTCCGGGAATAGCTCCCCTCAGACGGCGACACAACCAGTTTACCGCGTGGCGAGTGAAGCGACCGTTCCTCGGTGGCGTGTTGCTCCTCCTCGCCGGCCTCATCATCGGCTACGTCCCGCTGCAGTTCGCGGGCGAACTCATCTTCATCGGTGGGACGTTCACCATCATCGGGCTAGTGTTCGCCACATTCGTTTTCCTTACGGGCGTGGGCGCACTCGCCATGCCGGAACACGCGACCATCTTCGGCGTGGCGGGCGTGGTGCTCTCGATTCTCTCACTCATGGGCGCGCTCGGTGGCCTCCTCATCGGCATGCTCATCGGCATCATCGGCGGGAATCTCTGTGTTGCGTGGGAACGCAAGCGCAAAACAGGCGACGACACAAGCGCCGGTGAGGCCAGTGCGTAG
- a CDS encoding 30S ribosomal protein S12, with protein MANGKYAARKLKKDRQSHRWSDSEYARRARGLGVKSDPLEGAPQARGIVLEKVGIEAKQPNSAIRKCVRVQLIKNGKQVTAFCPGDGAISFIDEHDEVTIAGIGGAKGRAMGDLSGVNYKVEKVNGVSMIELVRGNKEKPVR; from the coding sequence ATGGCGAACGGCAAGTACGCCGCGCGGAAGCTCAAAAAGGACCGTCAGTCACACCGATGGTCCGACTCTGAGTACGCGCGGCGCGCCCGAGGGCTCGGCGTCAAGTCTGACCCTCTCGAGGGCGCACCGCAGGCCCGAGGTATCGTCCTGGAGAAAGTGGGCATTGAGGCAAAACAGCCCAACTCTGCAATCCGAAAATGTGTCCGTGTTCAACTCATCAAGAACGGGAAGCAAGTCACCGCCTTCTGTCCTGGTGACGGCGCAATCTCGTTCATTGACGAACACGACGAAGTCACCATCGCCGGCATCGGCGGCGCGAAGGGTCGCGCAATGGGTGACCTTTCGGGTGTCAACTACAAGGTCGAGAAGGTCAATGGCGTGTCCATGATCGAACTCGTCCGTGGCAACAAGGAGAAGCCAGTCCGATGA
- a CDS encoding DUF5781 family protein — MDVRVPAGVSQDPFLGAQYLFETEYDLDWPVIVTVRDNPDERTWTAHYVEHHLLNISRQAASSAMARELVLHEYAHMYRYEQGHPSHLQSTAEALVLAFTGRQVEQRKLTHCYQIANHMKDIYADDITLDVYPATKLLAFLEASLATAVANRPIDRPGAVRHTPAADPDITAVNAAFALGLAERHDLIEPDHRLYELAAIAAADAPNVNLDSFKRRFRTLSRDTNTSEYRKALVDITRKYAMHTGGAGDAAAD, encoded by the coding sequence ATGGATGTCCGTGTGCCAGCAGGCGTGTCCCAAGACCCGTTTCTCGGGGCACAGTACCTCTTTGAGACCGAATACGACCTCGACTGGCCAGTCATCGTCACGGTTCGCGACAACCCCGACGAGCGCACGTGGACGGCACACTACGTCGAACACCACTTGCTCAACATTTCGAGACAGGCCGCATCGAGCGCGATGGCCCGCGAGCTCGTGCTCCACGAGTACGCGCACATGTACCGCTACGAGCAGGGCCACCCCTCCCACCTCCAATCGACCGCAGAAGCGCTCGTCCTCGCGTTCACCGGGCGACAGGTCGAGCAGCGAAAGCTCACCCACTGCTATCAGATTGCGAATCACATGAAGGACATCTACGCCGACGATATCACTCTCGACGTGTACCCGGCGACGAAACTCCTCGCGTTCTTAGAAGCCAGCCTCGCAACCGCCGTCGCAAACCGGCCTATCGACCGGCCCGGAGCCGTCCGCCACACCCCGGCCGCAGACCCGGATATCACCGCCGTAAACGCCGCGTTCGCACTCGGCCTCGCCGAGCGCCACGACCTCATCGAACCAGACCACCGCCTCTACGAACTCGCCGCCATCGCGGCCGCAGACGCACCGAACGTCAATTTAGATTCGTTCAAGCGCCGATTCCGCACGCTCTCACGCGACACGAATACGAGCGAGTATCGCAAGGCGCTCGTGGATATCACGAGAAAATATGCCATGCACACCGGCGGTGCGGGCGACGCGGCAGCCGACTGA
- a CDS encoding elongation factor EF-2 has translation MGRRKKIVQECERLMDKPEHIRNMAIAAHIDHGKTTLTDNLLAGAGMISKDLAGHQLAMDTEEDEQERGITIDAANVSMTHEWDGKNHLINLIDTPGHVDFGGDVTRAMRAVDGALIVVDAVEGTMPQTETVVRQALREGVKPALFINKVDRLINELQEGPQEMQQRLQKVIREVNELIRGMAEEKYEEDGWKVSVESGTVAFGSALYNWAVSLPSMQETGIDFGDIIDYNQNDNTEELKELSPLSDVVLDMVAEHFPNPIEAQPRRIPTVWRGDPESEIAIQMRDVDDDGEVVFMVTDIAMDPHAGEVASGRLFSGTIERGQELYVSGTAGKNRIQSVGLYMGGEREEVERVPAGNIAAVTGLRDAIAGSTVSSVEMTPFESIEHISEPVITKSVEAKSMDDLPKLIATLRQVSKEDPTIQITINEDTGEHLISGQGELHLEVITQRIERNQGIPVTTGEPIVVYREKPRKASQTVEGISPNRHNRFYVRVEPLSEEIVELLKLGEATMDMPELERREALMEAGMDKDTAQNVEHIYGTNILIDDTKGIQHLNETMELVIEGLEEALDDGPLAKEPVAGALFRLEDAKLHEDAIHRGPAQVIPATRDAIHRSLIAGEISLLEPIQNVRIDVPTEHMGAASGEIQGRRGRVDDMYQDGDVMVVEGVAPVQEMIGFASDLRSATEGRASWNTENAGFQDMADNLQPETIREIRERKGMKLELPESINYF, from the coding sequence ATGGGCCGACGAAAGAAGATTGTCCAGGAATGTGAACGCCTGATGGACAAGCCGGAGCACATCCGGAACATGGCCATCGCGGCGCACATCGACCACGGTAAAACAACCCTGACCGACAACCTGCTCGCGGGGGCAGGTATGATCTCCAAGGACCTTGCAGGCCACCAGCTTGCGATGGACACCGAGGAGGACGAGCAGGAACGTGGCATCACCATCGACGCGGCAAACGTGTCGATGACCCACGAATGGGACGGTAAAAACCACCTCATCAACCTCATCGACACGCCCGGCCACGTCGACTTCGGTGGCGACGTGACGCGTGCGATGCGCGCAGTCGACGGTGCGCTCATCGTGGTTGACGCAGTCGAAGGCACGATGCCCCAGACTGAGACGGTTGTCCGCCAGGCACTCCGCGAGGGTGTCAAGCCAGCACTGTTCATCAACAAGGTCGACCGCCTCATCAACGAGCTGCAGGAAGGCCCACAGGAGATGCAACAGCGTCTCCAGAAGGTCATCCGCGAGGTCAACGAACTCATCCGCGGCATGGCAGAGGAGAAATACGAGGAAGACGGCTGGAAGGTCTCCGTCGAGAGCGGGACTGTCGCCTTCGGTTCTGCCCTCTACAACTGGGCAGTCAGCCTCCCATCCATGCAGGAGACCGGCATCGACTTCGGTGACATCATCGACTACAACCAGAACGACAACACGGAAGAGCTCAAAGAGCTCTCGCCGCTCTCGGACGTCGTGCTGGACATGGTCGCAGAGCACTTCCCGAACCCAATCGAAGCGCAGCCACGTCGTATCCCGACCGTCTGGCGTGGTGACCCAGAGAGCGAAATCGCGATTCAGATGCGTGACGTCGACGACGACGGCGAAGTCGTCTTCATGGTCACGGACATCGCCATGGACCCACACGCAGGCGAAGTCGCATCCGGTCGCCTGTTCTCCGGGACCATCGAGCGCGGTCAGGAACTCTACGTCTCCGGGACTGCGGGCAAAAACCGCATCCAGTCTGTCGGCCTCTACATGGGTGGCGAACGCGAGGAAGTCGAGCGCGTCCCTGCAGGTAACATCGCAGCCGTGACGGGCCTTCGCGACGCCATCGCTGGCTCCACCGTCTCCTCCGTGGAGATGACGCCGTTCGAGTCCATCGAGCACATCAGCGAACCCGTCATCACGAAGTCCGTCGAGGCAAAGAGCATGGACGACCTGCCAAAGCTCATCGCGACGCTTCGCCAGGTCTCCAAAGAAGACCCCACCATCCAGATTACGATTAACGAGGACACCGGCGAGCACCTCATCAGTGGGCAGGGTGAACTTCACCTCGAAGTCATCACCCAGCGTATCGAACGCAACCAGGGAATCCCTGTCACGACTGGTGAGCCTATCGTTGTCTACCGTGAGAAGCCGCGCAAGGCCTCCCAGACGGTCGAAGGCATCTCGCCAAACCGCCACAACCGCTTCTACGTCCGCGTAGAGCCACTCTCGGAAGAGATCGTGGAGCTGCTGAAGCTCGGTGAAGCGACGATGGACATGCCAGAACTCGAACGCCGCGAGGCGCTCATGGAAGCCGGCATGGACAAGGACACCGCCCAGAACGTCGAACACATCTACGGGACGAACATCCTCATCGACGACACGAAGGGTATCCAGCACCTGAACGAGACGATGGAACTCGTCATCGAAGGTCTCGAAGAGGCCCTCGACGACGGCCCACTCGCAAAGGAGCCAGTCGCAGGCGCACTGTTCCGCCTCGAAGACGCAAAGCTCCACGAGGACGCCATCCACCGCGGTCCAGCACAGGTCATCCCGGCAACCCGCGACGCCATCCACCGCTCGCTCATCGCTGGTGAGATCTCGCTGCTCGAACCGATCCAGAACGTCCGCATCGACGTGCCGACCGAGCACATGGGTGCCGCCTCCGGCGAGATTCAGGGTCGCCGTGGCCGCGTCGACGACATGTACCAGGACGGCGACGTCATGGTTGTCGAAGGCGTTGCCCCAGTGCAGGAGATGATTGGATTCGCATCCGACCTCCGCTCCGCGACGGAAGGCCGCGCCTCCTGGAACACGGAGAACGCAGGCTTCCAGGACATGGCTGACAACCTCCAGCCAGAGACCATCCGCGAAATCCGCGAGCGCAAGGGCATGAAACTCGAACTGCCCGAGTCGATCAACTACTTCTAA
- a CDS encoding 30S ribosomal protein S7 encodes MSDEEAPEPDQPVDAEEASTVAELFGKWDVSEIEYTDPSTKRYITVTPIAHTMGRHANKQFQKSEVSIVERLINRLMQTEENTGKKQQASSIVRDAFDIIAERTDENPVQILVRAVENSSPREETVRLKYGGISVPQAVDVAPQRRVDQALKFIAQGAYSGSYKKPTSAAEALASQLMGAADYDVQSYPIGQKEEKERVAAAAR; translated from the coding sequence ATGAGCGACGAGGAAGCTCCAGAGCCAGACCAGCCAGTCGACGCAGAAGAGGCAAGCACCGTCGCTGAGCTGTTTGGCAAGTGGGACGTGTCGGAAATCGAATACACGGACCCGAGCACCAAACGCTACATCACCGTGACGCCCATCGCCCACACGATGGGACGCCACGCGAACAAGCAGTTCCAGAAGAGCGAAGTCAGCATCGTCGAACGGCTCATCAACCGTCTGATGCAGACCGAGGAGAACACGGGCAAAAAACAGCAGGCGAGTTCCATCGTCCGCGACGCGTTCGACATCATCGCAGAGCGCACCGACGAGAACCCCGTCCAGATTCTCGTTCGCGCCGTCGAGAACTCCTCGCCCCGTGAAGAGACCGTCCGTCTCAAGTACGGTGGCATCTCGGTTCCACAGGCCGTCGACGTTGCGCCACAGCGCCGTGTCGACCAAGCACTGAAGTTCATCGCACAGGGTGCGTACAGTGGCTCCTACAAGAAGCCAACCAGCGCCGCAGAGGCGCTTGCATCCCAGCTGATGGGCGCAGCAGACTACGACGTCCAGTCGTACCCGATCGGGCAGAAAGAAGAGAAAGAGCGCGTCGCCGCCGCCGCTCGGTAA
- a CDS encoding NusA-like transcription termination signal-binding factor, with the protein MKVTLSDQARQFIALFEDVTGASARDCVVDEENDRVLILVGAGEMGQAIGPGGAHVREVEDKLGRDIELIENADTPEAFVANALAPAAVYHVTISRNDDMVAYAEVAQEDVGVAIGKGGRNIHAARLFAKRHHDIDDIQLT; encoded by the coding sequence ATGAAAGTCACCCTCTCGGACCAAGCGCGCCAGTTCATTGCCCTCTTCGAGGACGTGACCGGCGCGAGCGCCCGCGACTGCGTGGTCGATGAGGAAAACGACCGCGTACTCATCCTCGTCGGCGCGGGTGAGATGGGCCAAGCGATAGGCCCCGGCGGGGCGCACGTCCGAGAGGTCGAAGACAAACTTGGCCGCGACATCGAACTTATCGAAAACGCGGACACGCCCGAGGCGTTCGTCGCGAACGCGCTCGCACCCGCCGCGGTGTATCACGTCACCATCAGTCGGAACGACGACATGGTGGCTTACGCCGAGGTGGCACAGGAAGATGTGGGCGTGGCGATTGGCAAAGGCGGGCGCAACATCCACGCGGCGCGCCTGTTTGCAAAGCGCCACCACGACATCGACGACATCCAGTTAACCTGA
- a CDS encoding DUF6230 family protein: protein MSASFGTLLLVGVLVMSTGTAYAAPLAGIGGFTIQADEIRADSAVIYPGSDDTSEQGAYPMAVVEQKGVEIDGMKLIKELDVDSIPGLSGNARIVMTSSETVEADQQIIKVSNIQAEQATFNHQLIDEHDSDDPTRKFDIKSGSATEDIEGRTVSIDSDGPAQVLKNAKINTHYLATNTISLPGLELDIQYDADGDGQYDETSGDGE, encoded by the coding sequence ATGAGCGCATCGTTCGGAACCCTCCTGCTCGTGGGCGTTCTCGTAATGTCCACGGGAACGGCCTACGCCGCGCCGCTCGCAGGCATCGGCGGGTTTACGATTCAAGCAGACGAGATTCGAGCCGATTCAGCCGTTATCTACCCCGGCTCCGACGACACAAGCGAGCAAGGGGCCTACCCCATGGCGGTCGTCGAGCAGAAAGGGGTCGAAATCGACGGGATGAAACTCATCAAAGAACTCGACGTCGATTCGATACCCGGCCTCAGCGGGAACGCGCGCATCGTGATGACCTCTAGTGAGACGGTCGAAGCAGATCAGCAAATCATCAAGGTGAGCAACATCCAAGCCGAGCAGGCGACGTTCAACCACCAGCTCATCGATGAACACGACTCCGACGATCCGACCAGAAAGTTCGACATCAAGTCGGGATCTGCGACCGAAGACATCGAGGGACGGACGGTCAGCATCGACAGCGACGGCCCTGCCCAGGTGCTGAAAAACGCCAAGATTAACACCCACTATCTGGCGACCAACACCATCAGTCTGCCCGGGCTGGAACTCGACATCCAGTACGACGCGGACGGCGACGGACAGTACGACGAAACCAGCGGCGACGGAGAATGA